In the genome of Desulforegula conservatrix Mb1Pa, one region contains:
- a CDS encoding APC family permease, translated as MSLIKEGSFAKKVKNIFIGKELDPNDHTVFHRLSLIAFFAWVGLGADGLSSSCYGPQEAFLALGEHTFLAVFVALGTALTIFIISAGYSQIIELFPHGGGGYIVASKLLSPKMGMVSGCALLIDYVLTITLSVASGADAIFSFLPETWLKYKILLAIFGVVLLTIMNMRGVKESIMALVPVFMVFIITHAIVIIYALVSHSSQIPELTARITADVGLAKSQLGFAGMALLVLRSYSMGAGTYTGIEAVSNGLQILREPREETGKRTMRYMAISLSITVAGLIFAYLLFNVKYEHGKTLNATLFETITSGWGSFGYGFMLVTLISEALLLFVAAQAGFLDGPRVLSNMAIDRWFPARFALLSDRLVTQNGILLMGVSSLVLMIASGGSVGWLIVLYSINVFVTFVLSQLGMVIHWWKERKTAYHWKKGLVINGLGLLLTGFILITVIMTKFFEGGWITIVITGSLAFLALMIKKHYKETGQLLKKLDVIADATLEEITRKEKKGYTEAECDPKGRTAVVLVNGFNGLGLHTLMSVLKYDIAAFHNYIFIQVGVVDASVFKGTEEIKRLSDKMDEDLGKYVRLMKARGYHSESMSIIGTDLVAEVMELTPQIVKKYPKAIFFGGQIVFREDSMFTRFLHNYAVFALQREFYKLGLPFMIMPILADKA; from the coding sequence CTTGGAGAGCATACCTTTCTTGCAGTTTTCGTAGCCCTGGGAACTGCACTTACAATTTTCATAATCTCTGCGGGCTACTCCCAGATAATCGAACTCTTTCCACACGGAGGCGGCGGGTACATTGTCGCAAGCAAGCTGCTTTCACCCAAGATGGGGATGGTATCAGGTTGCGCCCTTCTCATAGATTATGTTCTTACCATAACTCTCTCAGTTGCGAGCGGCGCAGATGCTATATTCAGTTTTCTTCCTGAAACATGGCTCAAATACAAGATCCTGTTGGCCATTTTCGGGGTGGTTCTGCTTACAATCATGAATATGAGGGGGGTCAAGGAGTCAATCATGGCCCTTGTACCTGTCTTCATGGTTTTCATAATCACCCACGCCATTGTCATAATATATGCACTTGTATCCCATTCGAGTCAGATCCCTGAACTCACCGCGCGAATAACGGCAGATGTAGGTCTTGCCAAATCCCAGCTGGGATTCGCAGGCATGGCCCTTCTTGTTCTACGATCCTACAGTATGGGAGCCGGTACTTATACAGGTATCGAAGCGGTCAGTAACGGCCTTCAGATACTCAGGGAACCAAGGGAGGAAACAGGGAAGCGAACCATGCGCTACATGGCAATCTCCCTTTCAATAACAGTTGCGGGACTTATCTTCGCATACCTGCTTTTTAATGTTAAATACGAACACGGTAAAACCCTGAACGCAACGCTCTTTGAAACCATAACCAGCGGATGGGGAAGCTTTGGATATGGATTTATGCTTGTGACCCTCATATCAGAAGCCCTGCTTCTTTTTGTTGCTGCCCAGGCAGGCTTCCTTGACGGCCCCCGCGTTCTCTCAAACATGGCCATTGACAGATGGTTTCCGGCTCGGTTTGCTCTCCTCAGCGACAGGCTGGTGACCCAGAACGGAATCCTTCTGATGGGAGTATCCTCACTTGTACTCATGATTGCGTCAGGTGGTTCCGTAGGCTGGCTCATAGTACTATACAGCATCAACGTGTTCGTTACATTTGTGCTATCCCAGCTTGGAATGGTTATTCACTGGTGGAAAGAAAGAAAAACAGCCTATCACTGGAAAAAAGGACTGGTCATAAATGGGCTGGGACTTCTTCTCACAGGATTCATTCTTATCACCGTCATAATGACAAAATTCTTTGAAGGAGGCTGGATTACAATAGTCATCACCGGATCCCTAGCCTTCCTCGCCCTTATGATCAAAAAGCATTATAAAGAGACTGGGCAGCTCCTAAAAAAACTGGATGTAATAGCAGATGCAACTCTGGAAGAAATCACGAGAAAGGAAAAAAAGGGCTATACAGAAGCAGAATGCGATCCCAAAGGTAGAACCGCTGTTGTCCTTGTAAACGGATTCAACGGATTAGGCCTTCATACGCTCATGAGCGTTCTGAAATATGATATAGCGGCTTTCCATAATTATATCTTCATACAGGTCGGTGTCGTCGATGCCTCTGTTTTCAAGGGAACCGAAGAAATAAAGCGTCTGAGTGACAAAATGGACGAGGATCTTGGCAAATATGTCCGGCTCATGAAGGCAAGGGGCTATCATTCCGAGTCCATGTCCATAATCGGGACGGATCTGGTTGCAGAGGTCATGGAACTGACGCCCCAGATAGTCAAAAAATACCCTAAAGCGATTTTCTTTGGTGGTCAGATAGTTTTCAGGGAAGACTCGATGTTCACGAGATTCCTTCATAATTATGCGGTTTTCGCACTCCAGAGGGAATTTTATAAACTTGGCCTTCCGTTCATGATCATGCCGATTCTTGCGGATAAGGCATAA
- a CDS encoding CheR family methyltransferase, giving the protein MAFTFFFRDLAPLELAVSEFCPRTSGRSRIRVWDAGCATGQEPYTLSMLLAEKMGNFAFRNLKIYATDYDAPLLKTVREAVYPASELERIPREYFEKYFEPVDSQGLCRVVETIRNSLHIQEHNLLSFAPVSDGFSMIVCKNVLLHFQHHERVKVIEMFHSALEPNGIIVLEHTQKMPDECTRLFSQISSSGQVFQKV; this is encoded by the coding sequence ATGGCATTCACCTTTTTTTTCAGAGATCTTGCTCCACTTGAGCTTGCAGTAAGTGAGTTCTGCCCGAGGACAAGCGGAAGAAGCAGGATAAGGGTATGGGACGCAGGCTGCGCAACAGGCCAGGAACCATATACACTTTCGATGCTGCTTGCGGAAAAAATGGGCAATTTCGCTTTCAGAAATCTTAAAATCTACGCCACAGACTATGACGCACCGCTTTTAAAAACAGTCAGGGAAGCTGTTTATCCTGCAAGCGAGCTTGAAAGAATTCCCCGCGAGTATTTCGAAAAGTATTTTGAACCTGTTGACAGTCAGGGTTTATGCAGGGTTGTGGAAACCATAAGAAACAGCCTGCATATTCAGGAGCACAATCTGCTTTCCTTTGCTCCTGTAAGCGACGGATTCAGCATGATTGTGTGCAAAAATGTACTTCTGCATTTCCAGCATCATGAACGGGTAAAAGTCATTGAGATGTTTCACTCTGCGCTCGAACCGAATGGAATCATCGTGCTTGAACACACGCAGAAAATGCCTGATGAGTGCACCCGCCTTTTCAGCCAGATATCTTCATCGGGACAGGTATTCCAGAAGGTTTAA
- a CDS encoding MBL fold metallo-hydrolase, with amino-acid sequence MKVANMTSKSKVYTSNVFLCTGDWNRIEDRNTLIDVGNDPLIIDYIEKYPSGIGKKRLDQVILTHSHSDHSGILPLIKKIFNPVVYAFSPFQEGVDRTLGDGDLIKIADQMFEVIHMPGHSDDSLCFFSPSDGSLFVGDVPVIIKSSGGTYEKAFIEKMKILSGKNIKTIYFGHGDPLTENPAQAVMNSYKYILMNNATS; translated from the coding sequence ATGAAAGTTGCAAACATGACGTCAAAGAGCAAGGTATACACTTCAAATGTATTCCTGTGCACAGGTGACTGGAATCGCATTGAGGACAGAAACACCCTGATTGACGTCGGTAACGACCCTTTGATAATTGATTACATTGAGAAGTATCCTTCAGGAATCGGGAAAAAAAGATTGGATCAGGTTATCCTAACCCACAGCCACTCTGATCATTCCGGCATATTGCCCCTGATAAAAAAAATATTCAACCCTGTGGTATATGCATTTTCACCATTCCAGGAAGGCGTGGACAGAACCCTCGGAGACGGGGATTTGATTAAAATTGCGGATCAGATGTTCGAGGTAATTCATATGCCAGGACACAGCGATGATTCCCTATGCTTTTTTTCCCCATCCGACGGGTCGCTTTTTGTGGGTGACGTTCCCGTAATAATAAAATCTTCAGGCGGGACATATGAAAAAGCATTTATTGAAAAGATGAAAATCCTGTCCGGGAAAAACATCAAAACGATATATTTCGGTCATGGAGATCCCCTTACAGAAAACCCGGCCCAGGCTGTCATGAATTCATACAAATACATATTGATGAATAATGCCACTTCCTGA
- a CDS encoding chemotaxis protein CheW, whose amino-acid sequence MSSTETIQAAQYLTYRLEDEVFAVDVAKVREILDYTPATKIPGTPDFISGIINVRGSVIPVVNMRIKFGLPNTEKTVNTCIVVMEIGSDEEKTILGALVDSVQEVFELEAAMIEPPPKMGTRLKTEYIKGIGKRNNELIIILDIDRVFSNSELMIIKDNNDIQD is encoded by the coding sequence ATGAGTTCAACAGAAACCATCCAGGCAGCACAATACCTTACATACAGATTAGAAGACGAAGTGTTCGCAGTTGACGTGGCCAAGGTCAGGGAAATACTTGACTACACTCCGGCAACCAAAATTCCGGGAACACCTGATTTTATTAGTGGAATAATCAACGTGAGGGGAAGCGTTATTCCCGTGGTTAACATGCGCATCAAATTCGGACTCCCGAATACAGAAAAAACCGTAAATACCTGCATAGTTGTCATGGAAATAGGAAGTGACGAAGAAAAGACCATACTCGGGGCTCTTGTTGATTCGGTACAGGAAGTATTTGAACTGGAAGCTGCCATGATAGAGCCACCACCTAAAATGGGCACAAGACTAAAAACCGAATATATTAAAGGCATAGGCAAGCGTAACAATGAATTAATTATAATCCTTGACATAGACAGGGTTTTTTCAAACAGCGAGCTTATGATCATAAAAGACAACAATGATATTCAGGACTGA
- a CDS encoding methyl-accepting chemotaxis protein, with the protein MLANMKIGNKVMMAMLAMAGLCFVIGVVGYYSTSTVKNSMNEISDVRLPSIFGLEIINEAQTAIQRAERSLILPEIFNDTKEKEVQIAGLNDAWQRVDKGWKIYEPLPQTKEEEILWKKFVPAWEAWKKDSNTVVDLIKSGKRDEALKMSVGEARQSFSAAETLLGEIIALNEKVASEESKAAHSKAATMTLLIVIFGIFAILLAIGFGFIFKKNVVGIINSILDETKKLVDAAVSGRLATRADLDKVNFEFREIAIGINETLDAVIGPLNVAAEYVDRIAKGDIPPKITDTYKGDFNEIKNNLNQCIEAVNNMIADANALSKAAIDGKLATRTDATRHQGDFRRIIEGVNGTLDAVIGPLNVAAEYVDRIAKGDIPPRITDSYNGDFNEIKNNLNQCIGAVNNMISDANLLSKAAVEGRLATRADSAKHQGDFRKIIEGVNSTLDAVIGPLNVAGEYIDRISKGDIPPSITDNYNGDFNTIKNNLNILIEANNEITTVAEEIAGGNLTVSARSRSDRDKLMFALESMLKKLTEVVANVQQAASHVAKGSEELSVKSEQISQGSTEQAASAEEVSASMEEMTANILQNAENSQQTEKIATKAAEDALQGGSAVSETVKAMQEIASKISIIEEIARQTNMLALNAAIEAARAGEHGKGFAVVAAEVRRLAERSQNAAGEINRLSSSSVQVAEKAGELLASIVPAIQKTADLVQEITAASNEQRTGTDQINKAIQQLDQVIQQNAAGAEEMASTTSDLREQSEQLQDAISFFRTDSSSGRRVRTKAIALKPSQSGKFFLQHEKGSGPKPKGAGIAIDLIERGRKDDLDSEFEIY; encoded by the coding sequence ATGCTCGCAAACATGAAAATCGGAAACAAGGTAATGATGGCCATGCTCGCCATGGCAGGTCTGTGTTTCGTTATTGGTGTAGTAGGGTATTATTCTACTTCCACGGTCAAAAACTCCATGAATGAGATTTCTGATGTCAGACTTCCGAGTATATTCGGCCTTGAAATCATTAACGAAGCCCAGACCGCTATCCAGAGAGCAGAGAGAAGCCTGATTCTGCCTGAAATATTCAACGACACAAAAGAGAAAGAAGTTCAGATCGCAGGCCTGAACGACGCATGGCAGAGAGTGGACAAAGGATGGAAAATATATGAACCTCTGCCCCAGACAAAAGAGGAGGAAATTCTCTGGAAAAAATTTGTGCCTGCATGGGAAGCCTGGAAAAAAGACAGCAACACAGTGGTAGATCTCATAAAATCAGGAAAAAGAGACGAAGCTTTGAAAATGTCCGTTGGCGAGGCAAGACAAAGCTTCTCTGCTGCTGAGACTTTGCTTGGAGAAATAATAGCGCTCAATGAAAAAGTAGCCAGCGAGGAATCAAAAGCAGCGCATTCCAAAGCTGCAACAATGACCTTGCTCATTGTCATTTTCGGAATATTTGCAATTCTTCTTGCAATCGGATTCGGGTTTATTTTCAAAAAAAATGTTGTTGGCATTATTAACTCCATTCTTGATGAGACAAAAAAACTCGTTGATGCAGCTGTATCAGGAAGACTTGCAACCAGGGCTGATCTTGACAAGGTGAATTTCGAATTCAGAGAAATAGCCATCGGCATAAACGAGACCCTCGATGCAGTTATCGGGCCACTGAATGTTGCGGCAGAATATGTCGACCGCATTGCCAAGGGCGATATCCCGCCCAAAATAACAGACACGTACAAAGGCGATTTCAACGAAATCAAAAACAATCTTAACCAGTGCATTGAAGCCGTTAACAATATGATAGCTGACGCAAATGCGCTTTCAAAGGCAGCAATCGATGGCAAACTTGCAACAAGGACAGATGCGACAAGACACCAGGGGGATTTCCGCAGAATAATAGAAGGAGTCAATGGAACCCTCGACGCTGTCATCGGGCCTCTTAATGTTGCTGCCGAATATGTGGACAGAATAGCAAAGGGCGACATTCCGCCAAGAATCACAGACTCTTACAATGGTGATTTCAATGAGATCAAAAACAATCTTAACCAGTGTATTGGTGCTGTAAACAACATGATATCTGACGCGAACCTCCTTTCAAAGGCCGCCGTTGAAGGCAGGCTTGCCACAAGAGCAGATTCAGCCAAACACCAGGGAGATTTCCGAAAAATTATTGAGGGAGTAAACAGCACGCTTGACGCAGTTATCGGGCCACTTAATGTTGCGGGAGAGTATATTGACAGAATCTCAAAGGGAGACATACCTCCTTCAATAACAGATAATTACAATGGTGATTTCAACACAATCAAAAACAACCTTAATATCCTGATTGAAGCCAACAACGAAATAACAACGGTTGCCGAAGAAATTGCGGGCGGGAACCTGACTGTATCAGCAAGAAGCAGATCAGACAGGGATAAACTGATGTTTGCCCTTGAAAGCATGCTTAAAAAACTCACGGAAGTTGTGGCAAATGTACAGCAGGCGGCAAGCCATGTTGCAAAGGGCTCAGAGGAACTGAGCGTCAAGTCCGAGCAGATATCGCAAGGCTCCACCGAACAGGCTGCGTCGGCCGAAGAAGTATCTGCTTCAATGGAAGAGATGACGGCAAATATTCTGCAAAATGCCGAAAACTCCCAGCAGACTGAAAAAATAGCTACAAAAGCAGCTGAAGACGCGCTCCAGGGAGGATCGGCAGTATCTGAAACTGTAAAAGCAATGCAGGAAATTGCGAGCAAAATTTCAATAATCGAGGAAATAGCCCGCCAGACTAACATGCTGGCTCTTAATGCGGCCATTGAAGCTGCAAGGGCTGGTGAACACGGCAAGGGCTTTGCAGTTGTTGCAGCTGAAGTAAGAAGACTTGCAGAAAGAAGCCAGAACGCGGCAGGAGAAATAAACCGCCTGTCCAGCTCGAGTGTTCAGGTTGCAGAAAAAGCCGGAGAACTGCTTGCGAGCATTGTCCCTGCCATCCAGAAAACCGCCGATCTTGTTCAGGAGATTACGGCGGCAAGCAATGAACAGAGAACAGGCACAGACCAAATCAATAAAGCCATTCAGCAGCTTGATCAGGTTATTCAGCAGAATGCGGCAGGCGCAGAGGAAATGGCATCAACAACAAGTGATCTGAGAGAACAATCGGAACAGCTCCAGGACGCAATAAGCTTTTTCAGGACAGACAGCTCTTCAGGAAGAAGAGTCCGCACAAAAGCTATAGCGCTAAAGCCTTCCCAATCAGGCAAATTTTTTCTTCAGCATGAGAAAGGATCAGGGCCAAAACCCAAAGGCGCCGGTATTGCCATTGACCTGATAGAAAGAGGCAGAAAAGACGACCTAGATTCGGAATTTGAGATTTACTGA
- a CDS encoding MCP four helix bundle domain-containing protein gives MFKNMKLATKVISGFITVALVAGVIGLIGILKIKQISDADTILYEKVAKPLEELASISINFQRVRVNSRDLINATTKEEQANFTKRITDLRNDINEISASFEKSIISDEAKKLFADFKQSRAEYATQLDKIVSFVNQGKIDEARAVLKGDAAVASRNEQTILEKLMENKVKQGKEISDSNTNIASAASYTMIAFALFGILAAVVLGVYISAIIKKIISSLLNETRNLVDAAVNGRLATRADTDRINFEFRGIGTGLNETLDAVIGPLNVAAEYIDRISKGDVPPKITDTYKGDFNEIKNNLNQCIDAVNSMSGDTSSLVKAAVEGRLATRADASRHQGDFRKIVEGINETLDAVIGPLNIAAEYVDRISKGDIPPKITDTYKGDFNEIKNNLNQCIENLNGLINEMNNMSRQHDLGDIDVLIDGGKFTGAYREMGEGVNKMVTGHIAVKKKAMACIAEFGKGNFEAPLEKFPGKKVFINETIEEVRTRLNALIADANTLSKAAVEGKLATRADATRHQGDFRRIIEGVNGTLDAVIGPLNVAAEYVDRIAKGDIPPRITDSYNGDFNEIKNNLNQCIEAVNNMIADANLLAKAAVEGRLASRADSAKHQGDFRKIIEGVNSTLDAVIGPLNVAGEYIDRISKGDIPPSITDNYSGDFNTIKNNLNILIEANNEITTVAEEIAGGNLMVSARSRSDRDKLMFALESMLKKLTEVVANVQQAANHVAKGSEELSVKSEQISQGSTEQAASAEEVSASMEQMTANILQNAENSQQTEKIATKAAQDALQGGSAVAETVKAMQDIASKISIIEEIARQTNMLALNAAIEAARAGEHGKGFAVVAAEVRRLAERSQNAAGEINRLSSSSVQVAEKAGELLASIVPAIQKTADLVQEITAASNEQRTGTDQINKAIQQLDQVIQQNAAGAEEMASTTSDLREQSEQLQDAISFFRTDSSSGKKSRSSGASRAIAPKPSQSAGLLLSQGKGAKPKGAGIAIDLIERGRKDDLDSEFEVY, from the coding sequence ATGTTCAAAAATATGAAGCTTGCCACAAAAGTCATATCCGGTTTTATTACGGTCGCGCTGGTTGCCGGAGTAATCGGATTGATCGGCATCTTAAAAATCAAACAGATCAGTGATGCAGACACAATACTGTATGAAAAAGTCGCTAAACCGCTCGAAGAGCTTGCAAGTATATCCATTAATTTCCAGAGAGTCAGAGTCAATTCCCGGGATCTGATAAATGCCACTACAAAAGAGGAACAGGCCAATTTCACCAAGAGGATTACAGATCTTAGAAATGATATAAATGAAATAAGCGCGAGCTTTGAAAAAAGCATTATTTCAGATGAGGCAAAAAAACTCTTTGCAGACTTCAAACAGTCCAGAGCAGAATATGCTACCCAGCTTGACAAGATCGTCAGCTTTGTAAATCAGGGCAAGATTGATGAGGCTAGGGCCGTTCTTAAAGGAGATGCTGCTGTCGCGTCAAGAAACGAGCAAACCATTCTCGAAAAGCTTATGGAGAACAAAGTCAAACAGGGCAAGGAAATATCAGACAGCAATACAAACATTGCGAGCGCGGCATCTTATACCATGATAGCATTCGCGCTCTTCGGAATTCTTGCAGCTGTTGTTTTAGGCGTGTATATTTCCGCAATCATCAAAAAAATCATAAGCTCACTGCTTAATGAAACCAGAAATCTCGTAGATGCCGCTGTTAATGGCAGACTGGCCACAAGAGCCGATACAGACAGAATAAATTTTGAATTCAGAGGCATAGGAACAGGCCTTAATGAAACCCTTGATGCTGTGATCGGGCCTCTCAATGTTGCTGCGGAATATATAGACCGAATTTCCAAAGGCGACGTACCTCCTAAAATCACAGACACCTACAAAGGCGACTTTAACGAGATAAAAAACAATCTGAATCAGTGCATAGACGCGGTCAACAGCATGTCAGGCGATACCAGTTCTCTTGTCAAAGCAGCCGTTGAAGGCAGACTCGCGACACGCGCGGACGCTTCAAGGCACCAGGGAGATTTCCGCAAAATCGTTGAAGGCATTAATGAAACCCTTGATGCTGTCATCGGGCCTCTCAATATTGCTGCCGAATATGTTGACCGTATAAGCAAGGGCGACATACCTCCAAAAATTACTGATACTTACAAAGGCGACTTCAATGAAATCAAAAACAATCTGAATCAGTGCATAGAAAACCTAAATGGGCTCATCAACGAGATGAACAATATGTCAAGACAGCATGATCTTGGAGACATAGATGTCTTGATTGACGGAGGGAAGTTTACCGGCGCTTACAGGGAAATGGGCGAAGGTGTCAACAAGATGGTCACAGGCCATATAGCTGTGAAGAAAAAGGCCATGGCCTGCATTGCTGAGTTCGGAAAAGGCAATTTCGAAGCACCTCTTGAAAAATTCCCTGGCAAAAAAGTATTTATCAATGAAACCATTGAGGAGGTTCGCACCAGACTGAATGCCCTGATAGCAGATGCCAATACGCTATCCAAGGCAGCGGTTGAAGGCAAACTCGCAACAAGGGCAGATGCGACAAGACACCAGGGGGATTTCCGCAGAATAATAGAAGGGGTAAATGGGACCCTCGACGCTGTCATCGGGCCTCTTAATGTTGCTGCCGAATATGTGGACAGAATTGCAAAGGGCGACATTCCGCCAAGAATCACAGACTCTTACAATGGTGATTTCAATGAGATCAAAAACAATCTTAACCAGTGTATTGAGGCAGTAAACAATATGATAGCAGACGCAAATCTCCTTGCAAAGGCGGCAGTTGAAGGCAGGCTTGCCTCAAGAGCAGATTCTGCAAAACACCAGGGAGATTTCCGAAAAATTATTGAGGGAGTAAACAGCACGCTAGACGCAGTTATCGGGCCTCTGAACGTTGCGGGAGAGTATATTGACAGAATCTCAAAGGGAGATATTCCTCCTTCCATCACAGATAATTACAGTGGTGATTTCAACACAATCAAAAACAACCTGAATATCCTGATCGAAGCCAATAACGAGATAACGACGGTCGCAGAAGAAATTGCCGGGGGAAATCTTATGGTTTCCGCCAGAAGCAGGTCTGACAGGGATAAGCTGATGTTTGCCCTTGAAAGCATGCTTAAAAAACTGACTGAAGTTGTGGCAAACGTGCAGCAGGCCGCAAACCACGTTGCAAAGGGCTCAGAGGAACTGAGCGTCAAGTCCGAGCAGATATCGCAAGGCTCCACCGAACAGGCTGCGTCGGCCGAGGAGGTATCTGCTTCAATGGAACAGATGACGGCAAATATCCTGCAAAATGCCGAAAACTCCCAGCAGACCGAAAAAATAGCCACAAAAGCGGCCCAGGACGCGCTCCAGGGTGGCTCGGCAGTGGCGGAAACGGTCAAGGCAATGCAGGACATTGCTAGCAAGATTTCTATAATAGAGGAAATAGCCCGCCAGACTAACATGCTGGCTCTTAATGCGGCCATTGAAGCTGCAAGGGCTGGAGAACACGGCAAGGGCTTTGCAGTTGTTGCCGCTGAAGTAAGAAGACTTGCAGAAAGAAGTCAGAACGCGGCAGGAGAAATAAACCGCCTGTCCAGCTCAAGTGTTCAGGTTGCGGAAAAAGCTGGTGAACTGCTTGCGAGCATTGTTCCTGCCATCCAGAAAACGGCTGACCTTGTTCAGGAGATTACGGCGGCAAGCAATGAACAGAGAACAGGCACAGACCAGATCAATAAAGCCATTCAGCAGCTTGACCAGGTTATTCAGCAAAATGCCGCAGGTGCAGAGGAAATGGCTTCAACCACGAGCGATCTGAGGGAACAATCGGAACAGCTCCAGGACGCAATAAGCTTTTTCAGGACAGACAGCTCTTCAGGAAAAAAATCCCGCAGCTCAGGAGCTTCGAGGGCAATAGCGCCAAAACCGTCCCAGTCAGCCGGCCTCCTTCTTTCTCAAGGGAAAGGAGCAAAGCCTAAAGGAGCAGGGATTGCCATTGACCTTATAGAAAGAGGCAGAAAAGACGATCTTGATTCGGAATTTGAAGTTTACTAA